The genomic interval AGCAGTAGATTTTGCTTATACACTGGACCAACAGCATCAAGCGCTTGCCCATTTGTTTCCATAAATACTGGGAGTACATCTGCAATTTGCTTTCCATTATTTATCCCTTGCTCTATTTGCTCTAATGATCCACTTGCTGTTTCAAGAAAAGCTTGCATATCTTCTACATTCGATAATGCACTTGTTACCATTTCACTAACATCAGCAAAATGAGCATCTAGCTCCATTACTCCTTCCGCTAGTCTTTGTATCTCTGGCGCTTTTTCCTGTAATAGAAGAATCCCTTCTCCTACCTTTTCTAGCTCTGGAATCTTTTCTTCTAATAACAGGATATTTTTACTGGCTTCATTAATCTCCGGAAAAGCAGCTTCTAAGGCTAGGATTTTTTGCGCTTGTTTATTGATTTCCGGCAATTTACTTTCAAGCTTTACCACCTTTTCTCCCAGTTCATTTATTTTAGGTACTTCTTTTTCTAATGCAAAAATTTTCTCTTCTATATTTCGAATTGTCGGCAATTCTTCTTCCAGTTTAATTCCAGCGTCATTAAAAACACTCAAAACAGACTCACTTACGGTATGTATAAAGTTTTCTTTCACTTGTTGCACAATTGTCGAAGCACCAGTAGAAGTCATTTTCGGCGCTATTGCGTTTAACTTTTCGTTTACACTATAGTCAATTTCTGGCTTTACTTGTTTGTCTTCTAAAATCGTTGCAATTTTAGAAGAAAAATCATGTGGTATGTACATGCTTGCATAATACTCTCCTTTCCTCACCCCCTCTTCCGCTTTTTCTTTACTTACAAATTCCCAGCCAAGCTTATCATTTTCCTTTAAGCTCGCAACAATTTCATCACCAATGTTGACGGCAGAATCGCGAATAATGGCTCCATCATCTTCACTTGTCACAGCAATTTTTATCCCACTCGTATTAGAATATGGATCCCACGAAGCAGCCAAATTAAACCACGCATAAAGAGATGGCAACACCATTAAAGCTACAATTAAAAGTGTTGCAACAGGCGCCTTAAAAATACGTACCCAATCATTTCGATAAATAGTAAATGCATTTTTCAAAAAACAGACCACCTTTGTTAATAATAAGCTTTGCTTATTATATGGAAATGAATAAATACCATTCATAGTAGAGTAGAAGAACGATTCGAGACATATGAAAAACTGTACTTTATGTTTCGGATTGGTATTTTTCCCCATTTCTGTAATTTATATAGATTTCCATTTTAAATAATGATATATTTCTCTTTGGCATAAGGAGGAATAGTCATCTATGAAAAAACTAAAATTATTATTGCCAGTATTTATATTGCTTCTATCGACTGTGTTCGTATCACCTGCATCTGCTGCTAATAAGCTACAGGTACACTTTATTAATGTAGGGCAAGGCGATAGTATTTACATCAAGACTCCAAATGGAGACGATATTATCATTGATGGTGGAAATAGAGATGGAAGTGATGTCGTATCCTACCTGAAGAAACAGGGAGTAAAAGATATTGAGGTAATGATTGCCACACATCCTGACGCTGACCACATGGGTGGATTAGATGAAGTATTGAAGGCATTTAAGGTAAAATCTGTCTATGCTCCAAAAGTAAGCCATACTACACAAGTTTATAAAGACTTCTTAAGTTCTGTTAAAAAAGAAGGATTAACTATGAAGACTGCTAAAAAAGGAGTTTCTATTCCTTTAAAAGGAGTTTCAGCTAAATTTGTCGGACCTGTAAAATCCTATAGCAAAAGTGATTTAAATGATTGGAGTGCAGTATTACGCCTTGTCTATGGAAAAAAATCATTCCTATTCACAGGAGATGCAGAGACGAAGGCAGAAACAGACATGATAAAATCCAAAGAAACGTTAAAAGCTGATGTCCTTAAAGTTGGACATCATGGAGCGAAAACATCAACAAGCTCTGCGTTTTTAAAAGCAGTAAAACCAACATACGCAATAATTTCTGTAGGGAAGAATAGCTACGGCCATCCTACTTCTGAAACAATTAAAAGATTGAATAGCAGTAAGGCAAAAATATTCAGAACCGATAAACAAGGAACAATCATTGCAACTTCAGATGGAAAAACAATTAGTTTTAATACAAAACCAACTAGTACAAGTACAACCAAGAAACCTGCAGCTACCTATAAATTATCGGCAAAATTAGATAATACAAAACCAAAGCAAAATAGCACGATCCATTTAACTGTAAAAGGAATTCCAAAAGGAACGTATAAAGCAGTATTCCGCTATAAGAGCACAACAACGACTTATAAAGGAACAATTGGCAAAGCATTGCCTGTAAAAATAGGTCGTGCTGCAAAAGGTTATAAAGTAGTCGTAGACATTTCCGCAAGCTATAATGGAAAGACATACAAAACCCAAACTTCATTTACACCAAAATAGGAGAGAGTTCATGAAAGGCATTATTGATCGTTTTGAAGGAGATATCGCTGTTATCGAAATCAATGGGAAGACACAAGACTTCCCAAAAAGTATTCTGCCCAAAAAAGCAGTTGTTGGAGATGTAGTAGAGATCACCGGCAACAAAGCAAAAATATTAAAAACAGAGACAGAAAAACTTCGAAAAGAAATCGAAGACCTCATGAACGACGTTTGGGAAGATTAATAGCGAGGCGATTCTTTTTGCATCCTTTTTTGGAAGCAGGAGAATCGTCTTTTTCTATTATATAGAAGAAAATAGTATGTATCTTGAGCTTTCTTCCTTTTCAGCAGTTCTCTCCCTTTTCTAATTCCCCTTTCCTAATTTTTTTGAAACTTTTCCCAATCAGATCCGTAAACATAGTTAAAAGGAGTGATAGGGCAATGCTGGAAGTCAAAGTAACCAAACACAACGACAATTTACACATAAAATGGCAGCTAAGCACCATTGAAATTCCCTTATCAGACATTACAGCAGTAGCAAATGACGAAACATATGCTGGGAAAGAAGTAAGCGGAATAAGAATTGGTTTCCCTTATGGAAACACAGACAGAGTCATCATACATACGAAAACAGATACTTATATTATTTTTACAAGTATCGGAAAATTAAAGGATAAAATCATAAATTTTATGAAGGAAAAATAAATTTCTTTACCACCACAAAATGAGCTGATTTGTGGTGTTTTTTTGATCAAAGTCATTTATTCTTCTTAATCAAACAATTGATTAAAGCATACGACCATTTTAGAAGGAGAAACTACTCTCTAAAAAAATACCTACCTATCTCATTGTTTCATTTATATAATGATAATATAGTAAATTCTAATAATTCTTTTAATAGAATAAAAATGA from Niallia sp. FSL W8-0635 carries:
- a CDS encoding DUF3006 domain-containing protein; the encoded protein is MKGIIDRFEGDIAVIEINGKTQDFPKSILPKKAVVGDVVEITGNKAKILKTETEKLRKEIEDLMNDVWED
- a CDS encoding SunI/YnzG family protein, whose amino-acid sequence is MLEVKVTKHNDNLHIKWQLSTIEIPLSDITAVANDETYAGKEVSGIRIGFPYGNTDRVIIHTKTDTYIIFTSIGKLKDKIINFMKEK